The Leptospira hartskeerlii genome contains a region encoding:
- a CDS encoding SCO family protein, with protein MNFLKSNYKNIIYSLLILGVGFGVGFYMKKKPSSKFASEAPVAEWKTAILKDTEGKSIRPSELPGNLFVVYFGFSHCPDMCPMALNDIENAFIFLKEDSKTVTPVFITIDPERDTPEVLRKYISHFPGKELVALTGGKDQIGELQKGFGVFSQKTQVPQGNGEYGMDHTLFIYLVDRTGNILRAYPTGIKGEELAKEIRELL; from the coding sequence ATGAATTTTCTAAAATCAAATTATAAAAACATAATCTATTCTCTATTAATTCTTGGAGTCGGTTTCGGAGTAGGTTTTTATATGAAGAAGAAACCTTCTTCTAAATTCGCATCCGAGGCTCCTGTCGCAGAATGGAAAACCGCCATTTTAAAAGATACCGAAGGAAAATCTATTAGACCATCCGAATTACCCGGAAATTTGTTCGTAGTCTATTTCGGATTTTCCCATTGTCCTGATATGTGTCCGATGGCTTTAAATGATATCGAGAATGCATTTATTTTCTTAAAAGAAGATTCTAAAACCGTCACTCCGGTGTTTATCACGATCGATCCGGAAAGAGACACTCCGGAAGTATTAAGAAAATATATTTCTCATTTTCCAGGAAAAGAGCTAGTTGCTTTAACTGGCGGAAAGGACCAGATTGGGGAATTGCAGAAAGGATTTGGAGTATTCTCCCAAAAGACACAAGTTCCTCAGGGAAATGGAGAATATGGAATGGATCATACTCTCTTCATTTATTTAGTAGATAGGACCGGAAATATATTAAGAGCTTATCCGACAGGGATCAAAGGAGAAGAACTTGCAAAAGAGATCAGAGAACTTTTATAA
- a CDS encoding Hsp20/alpha crystallin family protein, whose translation MSVSELLKTEEKAAEQEKTQRPRPTYTPSTDLYSNEEEYLLVLDLPGVKESDLEISLEKDELRISAKTNVSEPKGTLRYSEYGTGDYKRTFLVSEPVEEDKISAVLKNGVLQLKLPRKKPLSKKIEVKTN comes from the coding sequence ATGAGCGTATCAGAATTACTTAAAACAGAAGAAAAAGCAGCAGAACAAGAGAAAACTCAAAGACCAAGGCCAACTTACACTCCTTCTACTGATCTCTATTCCAATGAGGAAGAATATCTTCTTGTTCTGGACCTTCCAGGCGTAAAGGAATCCGATCTAGAAATTTCTTTGGAGAAGGACGAGCTTAGGATCTCCGCAAAAACCAATGTCTCCGAACCGAAAGGAACCTTAAGATATTCGGAATACGGAACAGGAGATTATAAAAGGACCTTCCTTGTATCAGAACCTGTGGAAGAAGATAAAATTTCCGCAGTTCTTAAAAATGGGGTCCTACAGCTAAAACTACCCAGAAAGAAACCTTTAAGCAAAAAGATAGAGGTAAAAACTAACTAA
- a CDS encoding SLC13 family permease — MKLKYVGFIFSILLACVPLIFSFYGYVPPSVGGMFFIFLIAAGLWIYEIIPGHATSILIILSEIILFSNPGKWEFLKQFAGPGKPNAPAVFLASLADSAVILFLGSFALAKSCVKVGVDRWLANRVLPYFGTSPKYVLLGLMCITATISLWMSNTATASLMIALVFPLLMVLDKDEKFRKAVLIGIPFAANLGGIGTPIGSPPNVIAFANLKNQGYGDFISFGSWMLVAVPLLIILLFAAWFWLLRAFPASHGLSLSLRYETISEEGSEKRLRFVLFGFLVTVLLWLTESFHGIPAGVVALFPLLLFTAFGILESNDLRSLEWDVLILVAGGIALGTGIEKSGAGVWFGELIGKQAGPGESLWVLGIFFSIGLFLSTFLSNTATANLLVPLALPVAALLLPGDESYAIQLVLGSALGASLAMSLPVSTPPNAVAYAVGGFEIKDMAKVGVRIGILGLVLVLLGFLIFK, encoded by the coding sequence ATGAAATTAAAATACGTCGGTTTTATTTTTTCCATACTACTCGCTTGTGTTCCTCTTATATTTTCCTTTTACGGTTATGTTCCTCCTTCTGTGGGCGGTATGTTTTTTATCTTTTTGATCGCCGCCGGGTTATGGATTTATGAAATTATTCCAGGTCATGCGACTTCTATTCTGATCATACTTTCTGAGATCATTCTTTTTTCCAATCCAGGTAAATGGGAATTCTTAAAACAATTTGCAGGCCCAGGAAAACCAAACGCTCCTGCGGTCTTTTTAGCATCTCTTGCTGACTCCGCAGTGATCCTGTTTTTAGGAAGTTTCGCATTGGCTAAGTCTTGCGTAAAAGTAGGAGTGGATCGTTGGTTGGCAAATCGGGTTTTGCCTTATTTCGGAACTTCTCCTAAATATGTTTTACTAGGGCTTATGTGTATTACTGCCACCATCTCTCTTTGGATGAGTAATACTGCCACGGCATCTTTGATGATCGCTTTGGTGTTTCCATTGCTCATGGTCTTGGATAAGGATGAAAAATTTAGAAAAGCGGTCCTGATAGGGATCCCTTTCGCTGCGAATTTAGGAGGGATAGGAACTCCAATCGGTTCTCCTCCGAATGTGATCGCGTTTGCAAATTTGAAAAACCAAGGATATGGAGACTTTATTTCTTTCGGAAGTTGGATGCTTGTTGCAGTTCCTCTTTTGATCATTCTACTTTTTGCGGCATGGTTTTGGCTTCTTCGTGCTTTTCCGGCCAGTCACGGTTTAAGTCTTTCTCTTCGTTATGAAACTATCTCGGAAGAAGGTTCCGAGAAAAGACTGAGATTTGTTTTGTTTGGATTTTTGGTAACAGTCCTTCTCTGGCTGACTGAATCATTTCATGGAATTCCTGCGGGTGTTGTTGCCCTATTCCCACTTCTTCTTTTTACCGCGTTTGGAATATTAGAATCCAATGATTTACGTTCTTTAGAATGGGATGTTTTGATCTTGGTCGCAGGCGGGATCGCTCTAGGAACAGGAATAGAGAAGAGTGGGGCAGGCGTTTGGTTCGGAGAATTGATCGGCAAACAGGCAGGCCCAGGAGAAAGTCTCTGGGTGCTTGGGATCTTTTTTTCGATCGGACTTTTTCTTTCCACGTTCTTATCGAATACTGCTACTGCGAATCTTTTGGTTCCTTTGGCTCTTCCTGTCGCTGCCTTATTACTTCCAGGTGACGAATCCTATGCGATCCAATTAGTTTTAGGATCTGCGTTAGGCGCTTCTTTGGCAATGTCATTGCCTGTATCTACTCCACCGAACGCAGTTGCTTATGCAGTTGGAGGTTTTGAGATTAAGGATATGGCCAAAGTGGGTGTGAGGATCGGAATTTTAGGTTTGGTTCTGGTCCTTTTGGGATTCCTGATCTTTAAATAA
- a CDS encoding multicopper oxidase domain-containing protein: protein MNRKDFLRWLGIGGAGLAAGTGIAGITSGRKEDPLCRTTGSSVSGQTSSAPNPSIRLPGSIGGNSYGSMVHPPMFADSAFLSRMELHSTIPQAPSGPKFRSEINIIEMPLTVAHNTVVDAWTFDGIVPGKVIRARLGQEMELLFRNHSNHPHSVHFHGTHDPQQDGWEPIAPGAEKIYKITAGPIGFHPYHCHVPPLASHMSKGLYGGFIVDPPGGRPPALEFMLILAGWDLNESGRNDIYAWNGIAGFYDRFPIKVPVGKKVRLYIANMTEHDPIASFHLHSQTFDVYRTGTKLVPDEHTDVITLGQTERAIVEFTLTKRGRYMFHPHQTYMADRGAMGWIVAV from the coding sequence ATGAATCGGAAGGATTTCCTTCGTTGGTTAGGAATAGGCGGTGCCGGACTCGCAGCGGGAACCGGGATCGCCGGAATTACCTCGGGCAGAAAAGAAGATCCACTGTGTAGGACGACAGGATCTTCTGTTTCAGGGCAGACTTCTTCTGCCCCGAATCCTTCTATCCGACTACCTGGATCTATAGGTGGGAATTCCTACGGAAGTATGGTCCATCCTCCGATGTTCGCAGATTCTGCGTTCTTGTCTAGGATGGAATTACATTCTACGATCCCTCAAGCTCCTTCCGGTCCAAAGTTCCGTTCAGAGATTAATATTATAGAAATGCCATTGACTGTGGCTCATAATACTGTCGTGGATGCTTGGACTTTTGACGGTATTGTGCCAGGAAAAGTAATCCGTGCAAGACTTGGTCAAGAGATGGAATTACTTTTTAGAAATCATTCCAATCATCCTCACTCAGTTCATTTTCATGGTACTCATGATCCTCAGCAAGATGGTTGGGAACCGATTGCTCCAGGTGCGGAAAAAATCTATAAGATCACCGCGGGTCCAATCGGTTTTCACCCTTATCATTGTCATGTTCCTCCTTTAGCGAGCCATATGTCCAAGGGTTTGTATGGTGGATTTATAGTGGATCCTCCCGGAGGAAGACCACCCGCACTAGAGTTCATGTTGATACTTGCCGGTTGGGACCTAAATGAATCTGGCCGTAACGATATATATGCTTGGAACGGGATTGCAGGATTTTACGATCGTTTTCCGATCAAGGTCCCTGTTGGAAAAAAAGTAAGATTGTATATTGCGAATATGACTGAACATGATCCGATAGCTTCTTTCCATCTTCATTCTCAAACATTCGATGTGTATAGAACAGGAACTAAACTTGTGCCTGATGAACATACCGACGTAATCACTCTTGGTCAAACCGAAAGGGCAATTGTGGAATTTACACTTACTAAAAGAGGAAGATATATGTTCCATCCTCACCAGACTTATATGGCGGATAGGGGAGCTATGGGTTGGATCGTAGCGGTATGA
- a CDS encoding Hsp20/alpha crystallin family protein, producing MRTPNFFSEVRRIQNRFHNLFDPVSEGGQVYPALNVYTDQDKITVTAEIPGLSPEDLDITVAHNLLTISGEWKEYTQDRPRRIERARGKFQRRLELPVAIDSEKVEATVKDGVLTLVLPILESEKPRKIRIEAKA from the coding sequence ATGAGAACACCAAATTTTTTTAGCGAAGTCAGAAGAATTCAAAATAGATTCCATAATTTATTCGATCCAGTCTCGGAAGGCGGACAGGTATATCCTGCCCTAAATGTTTATACCGACCAAGACAAGATCACAGTGACTGCCGAGATTCCGGGACTTTCTCCCGAAGACCTGGACATCACAGTAGCACATAACCTTCTCACCATCTCAGGTGAATGGAAGGAATATACCCAAGACAGACCTCGCCGGATAGAAAGAGCCAGAGGCAAATTCCAAAGAAGATTAGAATTACCAGTAGCAATAGATTCGGAAAAGGTAGAAGCAACCGTAAAAGACGGAGTTTTAACCTTAGTGCTTCCAATTCTGGAAAGCGAAAAACCAAGAAAGATCCGTATCGAAGCAAAGGCATAA
- the purU gene encoding formyltetrahydrofolate deformylase, with protein sequence MNPEPNLKKNRILLIRCKDEAGLIHRITGFLAKIGANIVGNQEFVEPLEKVFFMRTEYSLENRAKEEGLISELAKILPKDAELTLSNPRFPRVVLLATKEPHCLGDILLRWRYGELPMELLGVVSNHEILGDLVRDFKLPFHCIASEGMSREEHEKQLDSYLMELQPDWIVLAKYMRILTPEFVKKWENRILNIHHSFLPAFVGAKPYEQAYKRGVKIIGGTAHIVTENLDEGPILVQDVCHVDHGYSPERLVLYGRDLEKVVLSKALRLLLEDRVMIFQNRTIIFE encoded by the coding sequence TTGAACCCGGAACCCAATCTGAAAAAGAACAGAATACTTTTGATCCGTTGCAAAGATGAAGCGGGACTGATCCATAGGATCACAGGATTTTTGGCAAAAATAGGCGCCAATATTGTCGGGAACCAAGAATTCGTGGAACCATTGGAGAAAGTATTCTTCATGAGAACCGAATACTCTCTCGAGAACAGAGCAAAAGAAGAAGGCCTCATTTCCGAACTTGCAAAAATCCTTCCAAAAGACGCTGAGCTTACTTTATCCAACCCGAGATTTCCTAGGGTAGTTCTACTCGCCACAAAAGAGCCTCATTGTTTGGGAGATATTCTCCTTCGTTGGAGATACGGTGAATTGCCGATGGAACTTTTGGGCGTAGTGTCCAATCACGAAATTTTAGGGGACTTGGTCCGGGATTTTAAACTTCCTTTTCATTGTATCGCAAGCGAAGGAATGAGTAGAGAAGAACATGAAAAACAATTGGATTCTTATTTGATGGAACTCCAACCGGATTGGATCGTTCTCGCAAAGTATATGAGGATACTCACTCCTGAGTTCGTAAAAAAATGGGAAAATCGAATATTAAATATCCATCATTCATTTTTACCAGCATTTGTGGGAGCAAAACCGTACGAGCAAGCGTATAAACGTGGGGTGAAGATCATAGGTGGAACTGCTCATATAGTGACTGAAAATTTGGATGAAGGACCGATCTTAGTCCAAGACGTTTGTCATGTGGATCACGGATATTCTCCGGAACGTTTGGTCTTATACGGACGAGATCTGGAGAAGGTAGTCTTGTCCAAGGCTCTACGTTTACTTTTGGAAGATAGAGTGATGATCTTTCAAAACAGAACGATCATTTTCGAATAA
- a CDS encoding CapA family protein yields the protein MLFFRKHFISSIRILFCSPFLLALACTGVPENTSGTEPIPETQTSIVSKIETQIDKLFGKEEDPEVVKVLLGGDVMFNWGIRDTIKSKGELAPVKGLKSVFESADLRVLNLETPVVSERSWDHGKAYVFQAKASDLESMSFLGVDLVSLGNNHAMDHGPEGLEETLKFLGDRNIASIGAGKNLESAFRPWIWEGKDTNLRVYSATNVAEGRSHYAGQSPGVMPLDPELILKKFQVEKFQLNSSRAPKKDKRSKAISPGKQFRILSLHWGVEYSPFPTIEQRKIAKTLADGGLDIIVGHHPHIPQGIEKIGNTIVLYSLGNLIFGSRNAYLNHNLIVILHIKKSKLINIELVPIFGKFQNEDHLVRPLEGKEAENFLKEVAVLSQDLGTKIRIEGDRGWVELD from the coding sequence ATGTTGTTTTTTCGAAAACACTTCATTTCCTCGATCCGGATACTTTTCTGTTCTCCGTTTTTGCTTGCGCTCGCATGCACCGGAGTTCCGGAAAATACTTCTGGCACCGAACCTATCCCAGAAACACAAACAAGTATCGTATCAAAGATAGAAACCCAAATAGATAAGTTATTCGGAAAAGAAGAAGATCCAGAAGTGGTAAAAGTCCTATTGGGCGGGGACGTTATGTTTAATTGGGGGATCCGGGACACGATTAAATCTAAAGGTGAATTGGCCCCGGTTAAAGGATTAAAATCCGTTTTTGAAAGTGCTGATCTAAGAGTTTTAAATTTGGAAACTCCCGTCGTGTCCGAAAGAAGTTGGGATCACGGTAAGGCTTACGTATTCCAGGCAAAAGCATCTGATCTAGAAAGCATGAGCTTTTTAGGAGTGGATCTTGTCTCTCTAGGTAATAACCACGCGATGGATCATGGTCCGGAAGGATTGGAAGAAACTCTCAAGTTTTTGGGAGATAGAAACATCGCCTCCATCGGTGCAGGAAAAAATTTAGAGTCCGCTTTTCGTCCTTGGATTTGGGAAGGGAAGGATACAAATCTAAGAGTTTATTCCGCTACTAATGTAGCGGAAGGTCGATCTCATTATGCAGGACAAAGTCCAGGGGTTATGCCTTTGGATCCGGAACTAATCTTGAAAAAGTTCCAGGTAGAAAAATTCCAACTGAATTCATCTCGTGCGCCTAAAAAAGATAAAAGATCTAAAGCGATTTCCCCCGGAAAACAATTCAGGATACTTTCACTTCATTGGGGAGTGGAATATTCTCCTTTTCCAACGATTGAACAAAGAAAGATCGCAAAGACTTTGGCTGACGGAGGATTGGATATTATAGTAGGACACCATCCTCATATTCCACAAGGTATCGAAAAAATAGGGAATACGATCGTATTGTATTCTTTAGGAAATCTGATCTTTGGGAGCAGGAACGCCTACTTAAATCATAATTTAATCGTAATACTCCATATTAAAAAAAGCAAATTGATCAATATAGAGCTTGTTCCTATTTTCGGAAAATTCCAAAACGAAGATCATTTGGTCAGGCCTCTCGAAGGAAAAGAAGCCGAGAATTTTTTAAAAGAAGTCGCGGTCCTTTCCCAAGACCTGGGCACTAAGATTCGGATCGAAGGGGACAGAGGTTGGGTGGAACTTGACTAG
- a CDS encoding type II toxin-antitoxin system VapC family toxin: MSYLIDTDIIIYSIKEDPIVRQNFLDRKNSIKSLSVITYGELIFGAQKSNYKERNLATVRRIAELFPVIKLTEGIMETFGELKAAQQKTGNTVQDFDLLIGSTALYLNYTLVTNNEKHFQKIPGLKIENWANVV; the protein is encoded by the coding sequence ATGAGCTATTTGATTGATACGGATATCATCATCTATAGCATAAAGGAAGATCCAATCGTTCGGCAAAATTTTTTGGACCGTAAGAACTCCATTAAATCACTCTCAGTAATCACTTACGGAGAATTGATCTTTGGTGCCCAGAAATCTAACTACAAAGAAAGAAATCTGGCGACGGTCCGAAGAATTGCCGAACTTTTTCCAGTGATAAAATTGACTGAAGGAATTATGGAAACGTTTGGAGAGCTCAAAGCTGCTCAACAGAAAACAGGAAATACAGTGCAAGACTTTGATCTGCTCATAGGATCTACGGCTTTATATTTGAACTATACCTTAGTCACAAATAATGAAAAGCATTTCCAAAAAATTCCAGGATTGAAAATAGAAAACTGGGCTAATGTTGTCTAG
- a CDS encoding PLDc N-terminal domain-containing protein → MPKFHLKERYVSLIGLLVLGILMGAFASSCSGKEGETTEGFAHVVMVDNAFSPPMQKIPVGGQIEFINSGANPHNAIAVDKSWSTEKSYGNIVMPRGAKVKITYPKEGVFPYYCSFHASPDGKSGMVADIVVGNAVYNPAARAGKDWKVAEKFSGTTRKVPQMYPTIQNAVDAAAPGDLILIDEGVYNEEVVVTTPSITLRGTDRNKVILDGQFQRANGVIVVGANGVAVENMTARNSTLNGFFWTGVKGYRGSYLTAYNNGDYGIYAFDSVNGVLEHSYASGSPDAGIYVGQCYPCKAILYDVISENSALGYSGTNAGGELYIISSIWRNNIVGLGPNSLDRELLPPERETTIIGNLIYDNNNLTAPIKPLEYPTYGTGILIAGGINNVIKNNVVIGHDNHGIAIFPNLDENFWFSHRNIVEGNIVHSSGFGDLTLAGPISIGNCFSNNKFQTSVPPLLEKTNSCGSGIRIPMGGEIFTAYNALSLMVDATHGIYPSGDWKNQPVPPPQTNMPGGVSAQVKPAIRPFEDFGLDLDKVKLPEEAAKILAERKPKFGDVLGGFSVPKPLDIQIVLFRWFGYLLPLLLYVCLVSLSVYDLVSKSETSIGKYVWLAFVSLVPYIGGGAYLLSGRSSYPKYLRFTLVFAGFGASLAFIFYLGFTIVGNVGAG, encoded by the coding sequence ATGCCTAAATTCCATTTAAAAGAAAGATACGTTTCCCTGATTGGACTATTGGTCCTGGGGATTTTGATGGGAGCTTTCGCTTCTTCTTGCAGCGGCAAAGAAGGGGAAACAACGGAAGGTTTTGCCCATGTGGTCATGGTGGATAATGCATTTTCTCCGCCTATGCAAAAGATCCCGGTCGGTGGTCAGATCGAATTTATAAATTCAGGGGCCAACCCTCACAATGCGATCGCAGTGGATAAGTCCTGGTCTACCGAAAAGAGTTACGGTAATATCGTGATGCCAAGAGGCGCAAAGGTAAAGATCACTTATCCTAAGGAAGGTGTTTTTCCTTATTACTGTAGCTTCCACGCTTCTCCTGATGGAAAAAGCGGAATGGTTGCTGATATAGTAGTTGGAAATGCGGTTTATAATCCTGCGGCAAGAGCAGGTAAGGATTGGAAGGTTGCTGAAAAATTTTCCGGAACTACTCGTAAGGTTCCGCAAATGTATCCTACTATCCAAAACGCGGTGGATGCAGCAGCTCCTGGCGACCTTATCCTGATCGACGAAGGTGTATATAATGAAGAAGTGGTGGTTACTACTCCTTCTATTACCCTAAGAGGAACGGATAGAAACAAAGTAATCTTAGACGGCCAATTCCAAAGAGCGAATGGTGTGATCGTAGTTGGAGCAAACGGTGTTGCAGTGGAAAACATGACTGCAAGGAACTCTACTTTAAACGGTTTTTTTTGGACAGGTGTAAAAGGATATAGAGGTTCTTATCTAACTGCTTACAATAACGGAGACTACGGAATCTACGCTTTCGATTCGGTAAATGGAGTATTAGAACATTCTTATGCTTCCGGATCTCCTGACGCGGGGATCTATGTTGGACAATGTTATCCTTGTAAAGCGATCCTTTATGATGTGATCTCTGAGAATAGCGCTTTAGGTTATTCCGGAACGAACGCTGGAGGAGAATTATATATCATCAGTTCCATCTGGAGAAACAATATTGTGGGTTTAGGTCCGAATTCCTTAGATAGGGAACTTCTTCCTCCTGAAAGAGAGACCACGATCATCGGGAACCTGATTTACGATAATAATAACCTGACTGCTCCAATCAAACCTCTGGAATATCCTACTTATGGAACAGGGATCTTGATTGCAGGTGGTATTAATAACGTAATCAAGAATAACGTTGTGATCGGACATGATAACCATGGTATTGCGATCTTTCCTAATCTAGATGAAAATTTCTGGTTCTCTCATAGGAATATTGTGGAAGGCAACATTGTACATTCTTCCGGTTTTGGGGACTTGACCCTTGCAGGACCGATCAGCATTGGAAACTGTTTCTCTAACAATAAATTCCAAACTTCAGTTCCTCCTTTATTAGAAAAAACGAATTCTTGCGGTTCAGGGATCAGGATCCCTATGGGCGGAGAAATTTTTACGGCATATAACGCTCTTTCTTTAATGGTGGATGCGACTCACGGAATTTATCCGAGCGGAGATTGGAAGAACCAACCGGTTCCTCCTCCACAAACAAATATGCCTGGCGGAGTTTCTGCACAAGTAAAACCTGCGATCCGTCCTTTCGAGGATTTCGGTTTGGATTTGGATAAGGTAAAACTTCCGGAAGAGGCGGCTAAAATCCTCGCGGAAAGAAAACCTAAGTTCGGGGATGTTCTGGGTGGATTCTCAGTTCCTAAACCTTTGGATATTCAAATCGTGCTGTTCCGTTGGTTCGGATATTTACTTCCACTGCTTCTTTACGTATGTCTGGTCAGCTTAAGTGTTTATGACCTAGTTTCTAAATCGGAAACAAGCATCGGTAAATATGTATGGTTGGCATTCGTTTCCTTGGTGCCTTATATTGGAGGAGGAGCTTATCTTCTTTCAGGCAGATCTTCCTATCCTAAATACTTGAGATTCACTCTTGTATTTGCCGGATTTGGAGCTTCCTTGGCCTTCATTTTCTACCTTGGGTTCACCATAGTAGGGAACGTGGGTGCGGGTTGA
- a CDS encoding phospholipase — protein METTQFYDPGFFTLLFNFYGYYIFYILFALWAPLALIDLSKREDVDAKKGSLWTAAIILVPLFGAGAYHIVGGSKIPSWAKNSLVYGGIGLLVLTLLISTIARF, from the coding sequence ATGGAAACTACTCAATTTTACGATCCAGGATTTTTTACCTTACTTTTCAACTTTTACGGATACTATATTTTCTACATTTTATTCGCTCTATGGGCTCCTTTGGCCCTGATAGATTTGTCTAAAAGAGAAGATGTGGATGCTAAGAAAGGAAGTTTATGGACAGCGGCAATCATTCTTGTCCCTCTATTCGGGGCAGGAGCGTATCACATAGTCGGCGGTTCCAAAATCCCATCTTGGGCAAAGAATAGTCTTGTGTATGGCGGGATCGGCCTTTTGGTCTTAACACTTCTGATCTCCACTATCGCAAGATTCTAA
- a CDS encoding DMT family protein: MRTFLLLTLSNLFMTFAWYGHLKFWKDVPIWKTILISWGIAFLEYCLMVPANRIGYAEDGLSGFQLKILQEVITITIFVGFAILVLKEKMKWNHAVSFFLVILAVVFAFYDKE; encoded by the coding sequence ATGAGGACTTTTCTTTTACTCACACTTTCGAACTTATTCATGACCTTTGCTTGGTACGGCCATTTGAAATTTTGGAAGGATGTCCCTATTTGGAAAACCATCCTTATCTCTTGGGGAATTGCATTCTTAGAATATTGCCTTATGGTACCGGCAAATCGGATCGGATATGCGGAGGATGGTTTAAGCGGTTTCCAACTGAAGATCCTTCAAGAAGTGATCACTATCACCATTTTTGTGGGATTTGCAATTTTGGTCTTAAAGGAAAAAATGAAATGGAATCACGCAGTAAGTTTTTTCCTGGTGATCCTTGCGGTTGTATTCGCTTTTTATGATAAAGAGTAA